The following nucleotide sequence is from Mesorhizobium sp. J8.
TAAGCTGGTCCAGCCGCGCCTCCATCGTCTTAAGGTCGTTGACGCCGCGATAGAGATAGACCGCGGCCGTCACGTTGACGGCGGTGACGAGCAACGCGCCGACCGCGATGACGCCGATCATCTTGGCCCGGCTGGGCTTTCCCGGAGCCGCTTCCCGGTGACCGAGTTCGATTGCCGGAACGTCCGGCTCGCTGATCATCGTCATTCAACCACCACCTTTGCGCCCACCGCGACGCGTTTGAAGAGATCGATCACATCGGTGTTCGTCAGCCGGAAGCATCCGGACGTGCCGTCGAAACCGACGCCCTTGGGATCGTTGGTGCCATGGATGCGATAGAGCGTGTCGCGCCCGTCGCGCGAAAGATAAAGCGCCCTGGCGCCGAGCGGATTGTAAGGACCGGCCGGCACCATCGCCGGCAGTTCCGGCTGGCGCGCGCGCATTTCCTTGGGCGGGCGCCATTCCGGCCATTCGGTCTTGGACGCGACCTTGACCGTTCCGGTCCAGCCGAAACCGTCGCGGCCGACGCTGATCTGGTAGCGCAGCGCCTGGCCCGGGGCGGTCACCAGATAGAGCGCCTTCTCGTTTTTGCGGATGATGATGGTGCCCGGCTGCTCGTTGGTCGGGAAGGCGACCGCCTTGCGCAGGCTCGGGCCCATGGCGGGCAGCGGCGGCAGCCCCGATCCGGCTTCCGCCAAACCGCAGGCAGACACCAGCGTCAGCCCGGCGAGGCAGGCGCCGGCCAGATGCATCGCAGCGAAGCGCCTAGCGCTGGGCATTGTCCAGCCGTTCCTTGAACATGCGTTTCAGGTCCTTGTTGAAGCGCGCGCGTCCGTCCACCTCCGAGGGCAGGATGGCGCGGTTCAGCGCGTCGGCCAGAAGCGCGTTGTCCAGCGCCAGCGACTTGATGTGCGGCGCCTTGAAGATCTTCTCCAGCTCGCTGCGCGAGAAGTGATTGCCGAACCATTTGCGCTTGTGCTTGTTGGCGACCAGCGTGATGCTCACCTTGTTGCCGCGCAATTCGCGGATCTTCTTGTAGAGCCGCTTGCCTTGCCTCAGCGAGGCGACGTTGAGCTCGAAGACGATGAAGATCTCGTCGCTCGTCCTGAGCACCGACTCGTGCCACGGCGTCTCGATGTTGGGCAGGTCGATGACGATGTCGTCGAAGCGGTAGGCGACGAGATCGAGCAGCCGGAAGACGAAGTCGGAGCCGTGCGGCTCGAACGGCAGTTGCGGCCGCTCGAAGGAATAGAGCGTGAGGCCGGACGGCCGCGACAATTTGATGACGTCCATCAGCTCGACGTCGAGCCGGTCCGGCTGGCCGATGATGCCGGTCAGATCGAACTGGTTGAACTGGTTGAGATAGGCGCCGCAATTGGCGCTCTGGAAATCGAGGTCGACGAGGCAGGCCGCGGCCGCCCGCTCGGCCGACTTCGAGGCGAGGTGCTCGGCCGCCGAGATCGCCAGCGTGGTGGCGCCGGCGCCGCCGCTGGCGGCGATGAAGGTGATGATGCGGCTCTTGGTGCCCTGGTTGCCGGTGTCGTGGAAGGTAACGGCGTTGAGCAGTTCCTTGGCGTCGAGCGGCTTGTGCAGCCAGTCCGACGCGTTCATGCGCACCAAAACGCGCGTCTGCTCGGAGGTGAGCTCGTCCGAGATCGCGATCAGCGGCACCGAGGCCCAGGCCGCGCGCGCCTCGACCACCGCCGGATTGCCGAGCAGCTCGCCATTGCCGAGATCGAGGATGATGATGCCGGGCCGGCTGTCGGCCGGCGGCCCCTTCAGGAACTCCGCCGCGTCCGAAACCTTGACGTCATAGATCGCCAGCGCGTCGAGCCGCGTGGTGACGTCGCGCTTGAAATTCGGATCCGCCGAAAACAGGGCGACCTGCTTGCGCTTGGTCGGGAGAACTCTGGTGTCGATGGCGTTCATGGAGATGTGCTCTTCATGTCTTCGCCCGTGACCGTGCTCAGCATGGAGGGCATGTTGATGTTGGCGAACCCCATCAGCCCGCTCAGGAAGAAGAAGTGGAACGTCCGGTTCTGAAGATTGACTGTGATCGTCGGCACGGGGCCGTCGAGCCTAGTCTGGTATCCGAGCCCTGTTGCCGCGTAGGTGATGACGACGTCGGTTCTCAGCAG
It contains:
- a CDS encoding AAA family ATPase, with the translated sequence MNAIDTRVLPTKRKQVALFSADPNFKRDVTTRLDALAIYDVKVSDAAEFLKGPPADSRPGIIILDLGNGELLGNPAVVEARAAWASVPLIAISDELTSEQTRVLVRMNASDWLHKPLDAKELLNAVTFHDTGNQGTKSRIITFIAASGGAGATTLAISAAEHLASKSAERAAAACLVDLDFQSANCGAYLNQFNQFDLTGIIGQPDRLDVELMDVIKLSRPSGLTLYSFERPQLPFEPHGSDFVFRLLDLVAYRFDDIVIDLPNIETPWHESVLRTSDEIFIVFELNVASLRQGKRLYKKIRELRGNKVSITLVANKHKRKWFGNHFSRSELEKIFKAPHIKSLALDNALLADALNRAILPSEVDGRARFNKDLKRMFKERLDNAQR
- a CDS encoding L,D-transpeptidase; this translates as MPSARRFAAMHLAGACLAGLTLVSACGLAEAGSGLPPLPAMGPSLRKAVAFPTNEQPGTIIIRKNEKALYLVTAPGQALRYQISVGRDGFGWTGTVKVASKTEWPEWRPPKEMRARQPELPAMVPAGPYNPLGARALYLSRDGRDTLYRIHGTNDPKGVGFDGTSGCFRLTNTDVIDLFKRVAVGAKVVVE